In Gadus morhua chromosome 5, gadMor3.0, whole genome shotgun sequence, the genomic stretch AAGATAGAGGACCAGGTTCGGTCCTGCTTAGGTGTGGACTCTCAATCCCCGGGAACAGGTGACCCAGAAACACGCTGCGCAGCCGATAATCCCTCGATTCATCAGGTCCAGGGATGTACCCGAAATCACCCGGTGACCCGATCCCTTTGACCGCAACGTTTATCCGAAACGTCTGTTTATTTATCCGAAAAAAAACGCTTGGAAGCTGAATGGATATGCGAAACAGACCGAATGAACCCGGCTAAAAAAAGCTTGACCAAATCCTCTGCACcgtgctgtctctctctccagccagcCCCAGATTGACTCCGATCCACTGATCCTCGATCATAGGCGATGGGCGTGACGTCAGCAGCAGCGCAGGGATTGGCTCGGCTGTCGAACGGGCGAGGATTCCCATGAACACCATCCTATGGGCGGTCGGTGTGGATGCGTTCAGGAGGACCTGCAGGAGTTTGAATCATATTCAGGAGGACCTGCAGGAGTTTGAATAGATGTGTGAGCCACATCCGACTCAACAAGTAGAGAACAAAAAAATCTGAAACGCATGTGCATAACGTATAACAATAATATAGGGGACAACGCAACACAGAATTTTCTTATTTCAACCAGAAAGAAACAAATACATAATTATTAATTTGTACACTGATTATAGCCTATTCTATTGTGAGCTTGGATAAccgtttttacatattttatttcctttttttgtggGACTAATGATGAACCATCGTAATGAATGGCCATAGTAATGCCTCTGATCCCTGCCTGATAATATAAGTGACCTTTCAATTATTCTGCAAATATTTCCACTTGGTTAATCAAAAAAAGCTtccttcttttttcttcttctaaaaTACAGCGTTCAAATGTCGAGCGTTAGGTTAATCCATTTAGCTTCAGCTTTGTATCTTGGTTGAATGGAGACTGCTGCATTTATTGTCTGGATGAcgtcgccccctgctggggaAGAGGATCTACAGCGTCAGTAGAATTTACACAACGTGAATATTTTCCACGTAAACAAAGAAATCAGGTGTTCAAAAACGccttaaaacaacaacaacaataatgataatagtaataattaCAAGAATACTAATTTCATTAATCACAATCgcaacaataatataatatgtatattcattcattttaacAGTAGGCTACAGACGAAGCACATTGGAATCAATCTCCTAAACATGGAAAgcgaggcggagagagagagagagagagagggagagggagagggagagggagagggagagggagagggagagggagagggagagggagagggagagggagagagagagagagagagagggagagagggagagagggagggagagagagagagagaggatgacttCATGCCCTGCACGCAAACCCAGAAACGCAGAAAACTGAGATCAGTGGCTGAAGCTGCGCGGAGCTCGGTCTGCACGACGGTCTGTTCTAAAGGGATGGCAGCAGGGTAACTCGGGGACAGTGACGACATCCGCGATGAATCCCGAGTGCGATCTGAACGTCAAGCGGACTGCACAGGGGCAAAAAAAGTGAATGATTGGAGCCAGAGGAGCAAAGTGCACGCTGAGTCTGCACACAGGACAGTCGAGAGACGAAGCATTTTTTCCGGAGAACTTCGGTTCCATGACATAGGCGGGCACAGCTCCGTGCGTTCTCCAGAACCGCACCATAATGCGGCAGTATTATGGTTATATCCGACGGGGTTCCCCATTGATCATCTTATTTTTAGTGACTTTACGCTGCACACCTGTAAGGTTGCATCCACAATGTTTGGATTTTAAACCTCCCTTTCGACCACAACAAGAGCTCCAGTTTTGCTCACCGTACAAGGAGTTTGGCTGCTGTAACTATGAGAAAGACCAAGACCTCCTGACCAAGTTCTACCGGATAATGGGAAACTTTGATTACCATGGCTACGCTAACTGCGCCAGCTACGTCCAGGAGTTGCTGTGCCAGGTAGGCATGCATGGGCAAAGGTCGTATCCCTGTCCACTGTGCACACCACGGTTATAGAAGGCATGTTCTCAGCTCTACACCAACAACAAGTGAATATTCAATATAATTGAGGCCATGCATTAAAGCTTATGCTTGTCCTTATTCCTCTCATGCCATGTCCCACCCCTACTGTagtgtatatgtttatatgtatttgtatatacatggtggtatttatataatattgaatgtttaattaaatattaataaaagataactaaacaatattattaaaTAAGTACGACAATATTATTAGATACATACGTAAATGGTAATTAGGAAGCTGATAACTCATTATGGATAAATAAATTAGGGAGAAGGGGTGAGATTAAATACGTTTTCTTCTTCTCACTCTTTTTCGAACAGGTAAAGCAAGTGTTAGACAGTTTATTTTCATTTGTGGTTTTCATTGTGTGTAAATATTACATTATTCTAACCGTCCACttgttttatcattttattttttattattgcttttttttttatttacttgttcgaaataaaaacattttaaattcaTTTCAATACTGCTATTCTCCTTCCTATTCCAAAACTGGCCTTTAGGAATGTTCACCGTATGCTGCTCACCTCTTCGATGCCGAGGACGCCAGCACTCCCGTCCGCACCATCCCAGGGCTCTGCCCAGACTACTGCGCACAGTTCTGGAAGAAGTGCAGCTCCGCTCTCGAGTACCTCTCCGACGACCCACACCTGGCCAAAGTCAAGGCCGACCAGGCCCTGCTGTGCCAGTACCTGCAGCTGGGCGACGGGGACTACTGCTACCCGGACATCGTGAACAACCCCCAGCTCAGCCAGAACCTGGGCCGCGTGCACTCGGACGGCGAGGGCTGCCTGCACCTGTGTCTGGAAGAGGTGGCCAACGGCCTGCGCAACCCGCTGGCCATGGTGCACGCCAACGACGGCACGCACCGCTTCTTTGTGGCCGAGCAGCTGGGCCTGGTGTGGGCTTACCTCCCCGACCGCTCCAGGCTGGAGGTGCCCTTCCTGAACATCACCAAGGCCGTGCTCACGTCCTCGTGGGAGGGGGACGAGAGGGGCTTCCTGGGCCTGACCTTTCACCCCAAGTACAGGTTCAACGGGAAGCTGTATGTGTACTACTCGGTGGAGGTGGGCTTCGACGAGAGGGTCCGCATCAGTGAGTTCCGCGTGTCGTCCCACGACATGAACCTGGTGGACCATGGCTCGGagaggtgtgtggggggtttgTTTGGGGGACCCCGGTTTGTTTCATCTGACTGATTTCCCTTGCAGAATACAATTGTGTTAAAGCTGCAATCAACAGTAATGCCTCTGCCCGCTTGGTTTTGATTCAGTTCTGTCTGAGTCAAGTCTGGtcttcatgtgtttgtttgactgCTGGCTGTCATAGAGCCAAATGCATGACTTGGATCTCAATCCAACACAGTGTGGTCAGAACACCAGGGGTCGAGTCAACCTGCCGATAGCAGTTTTAGGTTCTCCAGTGTTGGTATTAAGTCATCTCCCGAAATGTGTCCACAGAGTGCTGTTGGAGATCGACGAGCCCGCGTCCAATCACAATGGAGGACAAGTGCTGTTTGGGGATGACGGTTACCTCTACATATTCACAGGCGATGGGGGGATGGCCGGAGACCCCTTTGGGAAATATGGCAACGCACAGAACAAGTAGGAAGTCACTCCATCGCAGCTGTATAACGACGATAGAACCATCACAAAATGTCTTCCCAATCCTTCTTCCTTAATGGTTAAGACTAGAACAATTAAAAGATATAGAATCTACACCAGTTACTTGAATTGCACCCCCTATGAAGTTACATTCAAATCATTTTGAAAGTGGTAACATAAATCACAATTAATGAGTAATCGCAGACGCAAATTATTGGGGcataaaagtacaaaaaaacattgaaaaaataTGTCTATATATGTTGTGGTGTAAATTCTTTGAACTGTATTGACAAactaaccctaaatcttaagaGTTTATTGTGATAAAGGGTAAAAATAAATGGTAAAAGAGTAGTAGTAGAGTCTCTGCAGGGAGGTCACACAGCACAACAGGCTTCCAGAGGTTGAAGCGCTGTAGGGACCCCCGAACAGGGGGCCCCGTCCAGTGTTAGAGCAGGGGAGGTCCTTGAGGCCCCAGCTGCCGATAGGGATGACACTGCTCCCTTCGGCCCTCTCAGGAGGTAACCCGTGGCACGGCTGTGACTGAGTCAGCCGAGGCTGTCTCAGTTCCCCTCAAGGGCGATAAGCACGGTATAAACAGAGCAATACTGAAAACAACTAAGGGGCCACGGTGTCTTAGTGCCTTGCGAACAACATGTCGTATGGAAATTGCTATTACAAAGTACACAGTAAGAGTATTAAAATTGAAGAtgcgaaaaacaaaaacagtcaATCTTATTCAACCTACAAATGATTATGCATGTATGTGAATGTGAGAATGTGATCCGCACATTCCCATCGTTTGCTCTGCCAACAGGTCAGCACTGCTGGGCAAAGTGCTCCGCATCGACGTGGACGACAACGAGAGGGGTCCGCTGTACCGCATCCCTCCGGACAACCCCTTCGCCCGGCACCGGGACGCCCGGCCCGAGGTGTACGCGTACGGCGTCCGCAACATGTGGCGCTGCTCTGTGGACCGGGGCGACCCGCGCACCCGGCAGGGCAAAGGACGCATCTTCTGCGGAGACGTGGGCCAGAACAAGTTCGAGGAGGTCGACATCATCGAGAAGGGCCGCAACTACGGCTGGAGGGCCAGGGAGGGCTTCTCCTGCTACGACAAGAAGCTGTGCGCCAACAGCTCCCTAGGTGCGTGTGCGCTCGGTGTTTTTTCGGGTGTGCGATGCGATGCTGTCATGTAGGTGGGATCCTTCATGTTTcaatttcattgtgtgtgtccagagatTTGTAACCGATACGCTATTGCATTTTTATTGTCGATGAGGATTTGCAGGTGTGTGCGTCGGCTCTTGTGTGTTATTTTCTGGGTATGAAACTAGAACCCTGAATACAATATAGTGTAGTGTGTGGTTCAGGTTGGTGTCCGAGCTCCAGGACTGCAGGGTTCACTTGATATGTAAACACATTAGCAATGGAGGGACAATGGGTTGCCGTGGAAACAAAAACGGCCGCAGCTAAAGATGCAAAAAGGCACTTATTAATGTATGGTTTAATTGTTGTTTCTCTGATTTGTTTTCCCCACTAAGGCCGTCTGTTCATAAAATTCTAGAACGCTAAGAGAAAACTGACCAAACTGTCCAAATATCTGTTTATCTAAGACTTAGACAGTCTGAGTGAAAGCCTATAATATTTTATCTAGACGTTATTTACAACgaataaagaaaatacagatACATTTGCATATAGGAAGGACAACCTCTAATAAAAAGGTTTTAATAAAAAGGGTAATAGTACTTTCTCCTTGTGACTCCCCAGACGACGTTCTTCCTATTTATGCATATCCTCATAAGATGGGCAAGTCTGTCACTGGAGGCTACGTCTACCGCGGCTGTGAACACCCCAACCTGAACGGGATATACATGTTCGGGGATTTCATGAGTGGGTAAGGTTTCaattatctttttgtttttctttatttttttaatgatatgAATAGCTTCAAACCTTTATTCAAAGTAGAGCTGCAGAAATTCTATTCACTTTTTCAGGAAACCCACCCACGGGGCTCCCACAAGCTAGATGGGAtatagagagacagtgacagactTAGAAATATGTAAATATTATGGTTGGACCGACCTCAATTCTTGGGTTGTATTAtaatcatatttataaaaaaagaactcGCCTGCCAATACTGATGTCATTATTCAGCTGTTTAGTATATTGTTTTTGCCTTACTAGTGATCCAGCAATGTCCAACATCTGTCTATGATCTGTATGGCCCTTGTATAACACTTTATCACTGAAGCACAGACCGTCAGATTCCACTGATATGCCAGTGAAAATGTCTAGGGATTATACTTTCTTCCTTTCAAAAGTTTCTACATTGTCAGGAATGGATCTGAGCCTTCCCTGACACTGCATCCATGAGGTATGTTGCCATGACTCTGCTGACATTTGTGCTGTACACCTCTGCAGGCGCTTGATGAGTCTGCAGGAGGACCAAAACACGGGCCACTGGAACTACCACGAGGTGTGCATGGGCATGGGCCTGACCTGCGCCTTCCCTGGGCTCATCAACAACTATCACCAGTACATCATCTCCTTCGCCGAGGACGAAGCAGGTAGGAGACCGACCGCTCCGCCTCAATCCGCCTGGTTATTGAAGAGGCAAAGGCGCTTAGCATCGCTTCCTCTGTCTTCTCTCACGTCAATGTCAGAGCTTGTCAACGTTTGTTTACCTCCGTCGTTCTGCAAAGAACGAGTGAACTTGGAGAGAATGGGTAGAATGAGCGGTGATTGGAAGGGACTTTTTCATTTGACGTTTTAAATTATTTGGAACACAAGGGATCCTATCTTTTCTCCCGCCCTAAAATACTATTGTATTCTTACTTTGTAGAAGTCATGTAATGTAATTTCATGCTACCTTGCCATTAGTTTTTGCATCCCCAGCGCTGCATTCTGAAACCAATATTTTTTTCTTACAGGTTGATGTGACCTCATAAAACCTCATAAATTAATACGACTAGAAGAACCATGAATATAATTGCAGTTGTATTATGGTTGCCGTTAAATTTTGTCATTGTCAAATCCTTTTCATgaatgtttgcttgtttgtttttttctctaccCAGGCGAGCTGTATTTCATGTCCACGGAAATCCCGAGTGCTACGGCACGTTCCGGTGTTGTGTATAAGGTTGTGGATCCCTCTAGGTATGTCTTTTTTTTCAGTGGCACACTCCTATCTCCTAGTATCACGGTGTAAAGAACGGCAACCCATCTCTGCTTTGCTTAACGATTTCAGAGTACACATCTGTTAATAATAACTAAGCTGGCCGTGTGAGTCACATGACAGACATTCGAAAAGAAGATTTGTTTTGCTTGTCTGTTTGGCTGGAGGTTTAAATTTGCACATTTTGGTCTCGTTTGTTATTAATTAAAGGTGTGATTTCATTGTGGAATCATTGCAAATTTTCGGGAATG encodes the following:
- the hhipl1 gene encoding HHIP-like protein 1; translation: MRQYYGYIRRGSPLIILFLVTLRCTPVRLHPQCLDFKPPFRPQQELQFCSPYKEFGCCNYEKDQDLLTKFYRIMGNFDYHGYANCASYVQELLCQECSPYAAHLFDAEDASTPVRTIPGLCPDYCAQFWKKCSSALEYLSDDPHLAKVKADQALLCQYLQLGDGDYCYPDIVNNPQLSQNLGRVHSDGEGCLHLCLEEVANGLRNPLAMVHANDGTHRFFVAEQLGLVWAYLPDRSRLEVPFLNITKAVLTSSWEGDERGFLGLTFHPKYRFNGKLYVYYSVEVGFDERVRISEFRVSSHDMNLVDHGSERVLLEIDEPASNHNGGQVLFGDDGYLYIFTGDGGMAGDPFGKYGNAQNKSALLGKVLRIDVDDNERGPLYRIPPDNPFARHRDARPEVYAYGVRNMWRCSVDRGDPRTRQGKGRIFCGDVGQNKFEEVDIIEKGRNYGWRAREGFSCYDKKLCANSSLDDVLPIYAYPHKMGKSVTGGYVYRGCEHPNLNGIYMFGDFMSGRLMSLQEDQNTGHWNYHEVCMGMGLTCAFPGLINNYHQYIISFAEDEAGELYFMSTEIPSATARSGVVYKVVDPSRRAAPGQCHYDPLPVRVKSKLIEFQPQETLTGLELPGHSQAELDPTVDWLQELIDELGEPELTTPPATTTSTRPPRPTKRKGRRRKAKHRAAAVPPPPADGAVRLAGEGHELGDRGRVEIYAGGEWGTVCDDLWTGRNAEVVCRQLGFRGALKAAKHSEFGQGWSLRILLDDVQCTGTEASLLDCKHAGLGAHNCDHHEDAGVVCGNSVESGV